The Polyangiaceae bacterium genome includes a region encoding these proteins:
- a CDS encoding alpha/beta hydrolase has protein sequence MILHSLVVEQAVDIDERLPFVKELVLARGVMPIAMVRKRALRAREGGPLASGAPEDAAAETLAPVLLIHGYGQNRYAFHLPLRSMANHLARAGFDVFNVDLRGRGRSGHFGARRPRSVLEFIHEDVPAALDEIRALSGDRPVFLVGHSLGGVVSYCVAVDHRSRIAGVATLGSPYHFTAGSRWLTSLTSAFLALDQRMNLPNFAVPARAYGKFVRTARRVVDSPFYPLPFRGFHRGAIEPEVLEQHMALAMDRGSVATMRAMFSWAQEARERKAGDDGLFGYAKRFESLDLPLLVIAGIYDDLAAPESVKPAWSHSGSSDRTYRELPFGHVDLLIGREAPQLTWPLLESWLTKRVRDRARAAASY, from the coding sequence ATGATCCTCCACAGTCTGGTCGTCGAGCAGGCCGTCGACATCGACGAGCGTCTCCCCTTCGTCAAGGAGCTGGTGCTCGCCCGCGGCGTGATGCCGATCGCGATGGTCCGCAAGCGCGCGCTCCGCGCCCGCGAAGGAGGCCCGCTCGCGAGCGGCGCGCCGGAAGACGCGGCCGCTGAGACGCTCGCTCCGGTGCTCCTGATCCACGGCTACGGGCAGAACCGCTACGCCTTTCACCTGCCTCTCCGGAGCATGGCCAACCACCTGGCCCGGGCGGGCTTCGACGTGTTCAACGTGGATCTGCGCGGGCGCGGCCGCAGCGGCCACTTCGGCGCGCGCCGGCCCCGCTCGGTGCTCGAGTTCATCCATGAGGACGTACCGGCGGCGCTCGACGAGATCCGCGCGCTCTCCGGCGATCGACCCGTGTTCCTGGTCGGGCACTCCCTCGGCGGCGTGGTCAGCTACTGCGTCGCGGTCGATCACCGCTCGCGCATCGCCGGCGTGGCCACGCTGGGCTCGCCGTACCACTTCACGGCGGGCTCGCGCTGGCTCACGAGCCTCACCAGCGCGTTCCTGGCGCTCGACCAGCGCATGAACCTGCCGAACTTCGCGGTCCCGGCTCGGGCCTACGGCAAGTTCGTGCGCACCGCGCGGCGGGTAGTGGACAGCCCGTTCTACCCGCTGCCGTTCCGCGGATTTCATCGGGGCGCCATCGAGCCCGAGGTGCTCGAGCAACACATGGCGCTGGCCATGGACCGCGGCAGCGTCGCCACCATGCGCGCCATGTTCAGCTGGGCCCAGGAGGCCCGCGAGCGCAAGGCCGGCGACGACGGCCTGTTCGGCTACGCCAAGCGCTTCGAGTCGCTGGACCTGCCGCTCTTGGTGATCGCCGGCATCTACGACGACCTCGCCGCCCCCGAGTCGGTGAAGCCCGCCTGGTCACACTCCGGCTCGAGCGATCGCACCTATCGCGAGCTGCCCTTCGGGCACGTGGACCTGCTCATCGGCCGCGAAGCGCCGCAGCTCACCTGGCCGCTGCTCGAGTCCTGGCTCACCAAGCGCGTGCGCGACCGAGCGCGGGCCGCCGCCAGCTACTGA
- the msrB gene encoding peptide-methionine (R)-S-oxide reductase MsrB, with protein MSDKLRKSEAEWRAALSEEQYRIAREKGTERAFTGEYYDCKEAGTYKCVCCGAELFSSETKYDSGSGWPSFWRPATDGAIDQESDTSYGMRRVEVKCARCDAHLGHVFEDGPAPTGLRYCINSASLRLEKK; from the coding sequence ATGTCCGACAAGCTGCGGAAGTCCGAGGCGGAGTGGCGCGCGGCGCTGAGCGAGGAGCAGTACCGGATCGCGCGCGAGAAGGGCACCGAGCGCGCGTTCACGGGTGAGTACTACGACTGCAAGGAAGCCGGCACGTACAAGTGCGTCTGCTGCGGCGCGGAGCTGTTCTCGTCGGAGACGAAGTACGACTCGGGCAGCGGCTGGCCGAGCTTCTGGCGACCCGCGACCGACGGCGCGATCGACCAGGAGAGCGACACCTCCTACGGCATGCGCCGCGTCGAGGTGAAGTGCGCGCGCTGCGACGCGCACCTGGGTCACGTCTTCGAGGACGGCCCGGCGCCCACGGGCCTGCGCTACTGCATCAACAGCGCGTCGCTCCGGCTCGAGAAGAAGTGA